The following are encoded together in the Oryzias melastigma strain HK-1 linkage group LG17, ASM292280v2, whole genome shotgun sequence genome:
- the LOC112139453 gene encoding noelin-3, protein MSQSIEVLNLRTQRDFQYIMRMENQIKGLRSKFRQVESDRRTLVNKNFQELKGKMASLQPLIPVLEQYKTDTRLISQFREEIRNLSAVLTGLQEELGAYDYEELQLQVLNLETRLHACMNKLTCGKLMKISGPLTVKTSGTRFGAWMTDPQEPLQKQRVWYMDSYTNNRIVKEFKSLSDFVAGVESRTYNLPFKWAGTNHVVFNGSLYYNKMQSNIVVRYSFEWGRVVTQRALESAGFHNVYPYTWGGFSDIDLMSDELGLWAVYATNQNAGNIVISQLNPETLQILKTWNTEYSKRNAGESFMICGTLYITNSHLTGAKVYYAYSTRTSTYEYMDIPFHNQYFHLSMLDYNSRERALYGWNNGHQVLFNVTLFHVIRTQDES, encoded by the exons ATGTCCCAGTCCATCGAGGTTCTGAACCTCCGGACCCAGAGAGACTTTCAGTACATCATGAGGATGGAGAACCAGATCAAAGGGCTCCGGTCCAAGTTCCGGCAGGTCGAGTCCGACAGGAGGACCCTCGTCAACAAGAACTTTCAG GAGCTGAAGGGGAAGATGGCGTCCCTGCAGCCGCTGATCCCGGTTCTAGAGCAGTACAAGACGGACACCAGACTCATCTCCCAGTTCAGAGAGGAGATCAGAAACCTGTCTGCTGTTCTGACGGGCCTCCAGGAGGAGCTGGGAGCCTACGACtatgaggagctgcagctgcaggtcctGAACCTGGAGACCCGGCTCCACGCATGCATGAACAAACTCA CATGTGGGAAGCTGATGAAGATCTCCGGACCGCTGACGGTGAAGACTTCTGGGACCAGATTTGGAGCCTGGATGACGGACCCTCAGGAACCTCTGCAAAAGCAAAGA GTGTGGTACATGGACAGCTACACCAACAACAGAATAGTCAAAGAGTTCAAGTCTCTGTCTGACTTTGTGGCTGGCGTGGAGTCCAGGACCTACAACCTGCCCTTCAAGTGGGCGGGGACTAACCATGTGGTCTTCAACGGCTCGCTGTACTACAACAAGATGCAGAGCAACATCGTGGTCAGGTACAGCTTTGAGTGGGGCCGCGTGGTCACGCAAAGGGCGCTGGAGTCTGCGGGCTTCCACAACGTGTACCCGTACACGTGGGGGGGCTTCTCAGACATCGACCTGATGAGCGATGAGCTGGGCCTCTGGGCCGTGTACGCCACCAACCAGAACGCCGGAAACATCGTCATCAGTCAGCTGAACCCGGAAACGCTCCAGATCCTGAAGACCTGGAACACGGAATACTCGAAGCGGAACGCCGGCGAGTCCTTCATGATCTGTGGCACTCTGTACATCACCAACTCCCACCTGACGGGGGCCAAGGTCTACTACGCCTACTCCACCAGAACCTCCACGTACGAGTACATGGACATCCCCTTCCATAACCAGTACTTCCACCTCTCCATGCTGGATTACAACTCCAGGGAGCGGGCCCTGTACGGCTGGAACAACGGACACCAGGTCCTGTTCAACGTCACGCTTTTCCACGTCATCAGAACCCAGGACGAGTCCTGA